A stretch of DNA from Candidatus Bathyarchaeota archaeon:
TATACTCTGAACGTGGTAGCCTCCGAAGTTAACATGCATCAAGCCAGGCACTCTAGTATCTTCTTTAGCGTTTTTGTAGTATTCAACGCCTTGAATGAGGGCTGAAGCACAGTTCCCTACACCTGCTATTGCCACTCTAATTTCCATAGTTTCTTCCTCGACAAGATTAATGATTCATGTGAAATTGACACGACATTTCGTAATCCACAGAAAGATATAGATATTTCGCATGCAACACGGTAAAGTCTAGTATAATAGGAGAAGACTCGTATGTTCGAAGATTTCTTGGCGACGGAGAATCTTCTTTCCAGAAGGTAAGATAAACAAATTCTACAATATCCAACCTGAGCTCATGCAGGACATAGTGAACAGTTGGGATGCGCTCAAAGCGAGAAAGGCACACTATGATGTAATAAGCGACATCAACAAGTCTCTTATCTTGGAGGACCATGCTATGGCTTCGCTCGACACAAAAGCCTCAAAACAGAAGAGTAATAGCCCGAAAGTTTCTGTACGAACCGTTGAAAGACCCCCCTACGTTGTTGACTGCTCTAAACTTCAACGTTTCAGTCAGAAGAACATAATTTTTGAGAGAGTTATGTGGGACTCGTCATGGGAAGGCTATAGGAAAGAGTACGACGAAAAAGTTCTTGATATAATTACTCAAGGAAAATCTGGCTACTCGCGGGTAGACTTTGCCTTGGCTTATGCCTCTTGGATAGTGCATGACTCTTTCGAAGGAGCATTTTCACGGATCAAGATCAAAACATACAAAACGCCTGTGGACACTGTTGGAATTGACTGGACAAAAACAAAGCATGAGGTTGTTAACCCGCAAAAAATGAGTGGTTATGTCAAGCGGGCAGCAAAGCTTTTCGGCGCCTCGCTCGTTGGGGTTTGCAAACTCAACAGAGATTGGGTCTACGCTGACATTGACATTCCGAAAAAATTTGAAAACGTTATTGTCATGGCAGTTGAGATGGACGCAGATGGAATTGCAACTTCTCCTGCCGTTCCCGCGGCAGCTACTACAGGAGTGGGATATTCGAAAATGGCTTTCATACTTGCGTGCATGGGCGAGTTTATTCGGAATCTGGGATACGAAGCAATTCAATGTGGGAACGATACTGCTTTAAGCATTCCACTTGCGATTGATGCTGGACTTGGGGAGCTGGGTCGCAATGGCTTGTTGATAACGCCCCAATACGGCCCGAGAGTTAGACTCTGCAAGGTTTTCACAGATCTTCCGCTGGAACCAGACAAACCTGTAGAGTTTGGAGTAAGAGAGTTCTGCAGAAAATGTAAGTTATGCGCTGAACAATGCGAGACAGGTGCAATTTCGGTGGATGATGAACCTAACTTTGAAACAGCATGCCAATCGAATAATCCGGGAGCATTGAAATGGTATGTCAACGTTGAGCAATGTTACCTTTTCTGGTGCGAAAACGGTACAGACTGCTCGGTATGCATAAAAATTTGTCCGTATAACGTCGTATCGGCAGGAAAAGTCAATGTTTCCCCAAAGGAATTTTGGCAATCAAAAGAATGTTGACGCATGTGACTAAAAATTACCAGACAAACTGCTAAACAGGTTTACAATCTTTAATTATACACAAGAATGTTTGTACGACTTTTCTTAAAAGAGGTGTACATGAATTCTCCTTAACATTCCCCTCCCTGAATTTTCTTATTCCTTCTAGTTCAGATAGCTAACATTCTGTAATTCGACTATAATATATAGAACCAAATTCGTCAACAATTTTTTTGAGAAATTCGAACACTGCGCGTTGAGTATGTATAAAATGTTGTCTTGGATTTTCTCTTCCATATTTTTGACTTAGCGCCATGATAGCAACGTTTATTGCCCCACAAACACTACCAGTTCTTGCGACTCCACCGTCGTAAGCTGACACAGTTTTAGGGGTTACATTCATTTTATGATAGTCGGGAAATATCGCCATGTATTAGGGCTCAGCGCAATTTCAACATTCAATATTGAAATAATGTAGGGCTTTCTTCACTATCGTTTATTTTTGTTTTATTGTCCGATATAGAGATAGGATAAGTAATTAACAGATTCAAATGGGCATCCAGAGTAGCGGCACATGGAAATTCGGGTCCGACATTTAAAGAATATTGAAGCTATAGGAAATTGAAATGCGTGAATGCTTATCAAACACATGTCACAGGTTAGTTTGCTAGTACAGGTTTATCCTATTGCTAGTATGCCTTCGAAAATCTTCTCTTCCCCTACTCCTAACTCTCTAGCCAACCACAATTTCAGCAACTTCGCATCTTTCGGCAAATCACCACTGTAAGTCAAGACTCGTCCATCCTTCAAAGCGTCAGCTTGAAAGCCTTTCTCAGTCTCTCTGAATAGGAAGGACACGGTGTCCGCGCCTTTTGCCAAAGTTTTGAAATCGTCCCACTGTTTACATCGAACAATTACAGGTGGACCCTTGAGGGATGCAGGTATGGTTGGCAGTGCTGCTGCTGCTGCAGGGTGTTGGCGGGGAGAAGAAAGAATATCTATCAAACCAGTAATCTCAGTTTGAAGAGTGGAGAGACGATCTTCAACCTTTTCAATCTTGTCAGCCATTTCGCCAGTTTTGCCCACAGACGACGTTATGTTGCCAAGCTCGCCAATTAAGCGGTCAAGGTCTTTCTCATGCTCTCTAAGAACGCTGATTATAAAGTCCAAAGCTTCTAAGGCTTCGTCTTTTGAAGGAGATTTTTTTACCATTGGGCTCAGTTTTCTCCCCCGCAAATGTCTTCAAGAAGTATTAATGGTGTGCATCGTAGATAAACGTAGTGCATCAAGAAACAATATCCCAGTGAATGCCCAACTATTCGTATTGTGAATACAAAGCCTAGTAGAACTGTATCGTTTGCAAATGTTGTACTAGTATACAGATAGAAGAACGCCGTCTGGCTTGTTCCGCATAGTATACAATGCTGAGGCTAGGGCGAAGATGATGTCGTCGTAGCTGTTAGCGAGATGAGTGATTTTTCGTTTTGCTCTGATTGTTTTTCCGTTGGTGATCTTAGCGTAGTGGACCCTTAGGTTTTTGAGTTGTAGGAGTTGTTTTAGGTGTTTAGGGTGTTGCTGTAGGGTTGGGGCGGCTTCATCGTTTGTTGGAAGGGGAGGGCGCATATGGAAAAACCAATTCAATAGGGAGAAAGGAGAAGGCTTTGAGAAGAAATTCTTCTTCTACTACCATATGCGTTTCCCCTATCCTTCAACCTCTACCGTCGTAAGACATACGATACAATACTAATATAAAAACCTTACCACACAACAAAACAAACAAACAACTCTATTTGAAGCCTAACAGAATAGTCTACCCACTCCGCCAAACACAAACGATTAAACTAGCTGCACCGAAGAAGCCTTAAAAGTAAGAAAAACCCGCGAACCCACATTCAGCCCCAACTCAACAAAAGACCGCCGAGTAACCTGCACAACAAACTCCGCTCCAGCATCGACCCTCAACCTCACCAAAGAACCACGCCCAGACACTCCCACAACCCGTCCTACAAAAACATTCCTAGCACTCGACTCAAACCTATCCCTCGAAACAATAATATCCTCAGGCCTCACAAAAACAGTAACCCTACCCCTCTCCTGCAAAGCACTCTCAATTACCACTTCCCCATCCAACCTTATACAAGAAATACCCTCACCTGAAACTTCCGAAACACCCGAAAAAATGTTCTCAAGCCTAGAAAACTTCGCCAAATTCCTTGACCTTCCCCAAAGTAATTCGTCAACGGTACCCATCTCAACAATTCTACCATCTAGAAGCAAGGCAGCCTTTCCAGCAGTCCGCTCAGCCTGAAAAACATTATGAGTCGCTATCAAAATGGTGGTGTCTCTTTGCCGATTAGCCATTCTGATGACCTCTTCAATAACAGAAACACTCCTCGGATCAAGATTTGCCGTTGGCTCGTCTAAGAGAAGTAGAGGGGTGTTAAGCGCCAATGCCCTAGCCAACGAAATCCTCTGCTGTTCTCCTCCAGAAAGCTTCTTCGCCAGTCGATTCTCGTAGCCCTCAAGTTTCACCATCTCTAGCGCATTCCTTACATCTTCTTCAATCTGCACTTTAGGCATCTCCCTTAACCTCAAACCATAAGCAACATTGTCGTAAACAGACGAACTGAACAACGTTGTTCTCTGAAAAACCAAAGTAGTGCTCAGCTTAACTCTATCCCTGTTCCTGCTTTCCACTCTCTCGCCATGGATATACACATTTCCACTATCAGGTCTTTCGATGCAAGCAAGAATCTTTAGCAAAGTAGTTTTTCCAGAGCCATTAGGACCAACTAGAGTGAATATTTCGCCTTTTCGAACTTTCAACGTCACGTCATCAAGAGCTTTAATCTTTCCATAATTCTTCGAAATATGCTCCAATTCGGCTAAGACACTCATTTTAACCGCCTCTGTGCCAAATTTGTAAGGAGGCTTATTGACAAGACAATAGTGAGCAATATTATCGCCAGTGCTATACTCACTGCAATGTTTCCACGCGTAGTTTCTAAGGCAATTGTAGCAGTTAAAACTCTTGTTCGTCCACGAAGGTTTTGCCCAATCATTAAAACAACTCCTAACTCGGCAATCGCTCTATTGAAACCAGCTACAACAGCTAATACAACTCCCGAAGTCGATTCTTTCAGAACCATAAAGGACGCTTCAGTTTCCGAAGCACCTAACGTCTTTGCTAAATCTTTTATGTCAGGGTCAACCGCTTCTACGGCGCTTGTTATGAAACTTATTATAATAGGGGTAATCAGAATAGCTTGCCCTATGGAGACTCCTAAAGGATTTAAGAACAGATTCAGGGAGCCAAGAGGCCCAGAGCTTGAAAACAGGAGATACAGAATCAAGCCGAGAGCAACTGTAGGTATTCCTAGTAGC
This window harbors:
- a CDS encoding reductive dehalogenase; this encodes MQDIVNSWDALKARKAHYDVISDINKSLILEDHAMASLDTKASKQKSNSPKVSVRTVERPPYVVDCSKLQRFSQKNIIFERVMWDSSWEGYRKEYDEKVLDIITQGKSGYSRVDFALAYASWIVHDSFEGAFSRIKIKTYKTPVDTVGIDWTKTKHEVVNPQKMSGYVKRAAKLFGASLVGVCKLNRDWVYADIDIPKKFENVIVMAVEMDADGIATSPAVPAAATTGVGYSKMAFILACMGEFIRNLGYEAIQCGNDTALSIPLAIDAGLGELGRNGLLITPQYGPRVRLCKVFTDLPLEPDKPVEFGVREFCRKCKLCAEQCETGAISVDDEPNFETACQSNNPGALKWYVNVEQCYLFWCENGTDCSVCIKICPYNVVSAGKVNVSPKEFWQSKEC
- a CDS encoding C-GCAxxG-C-C family protein encodes the protein MAIFPDYHKMNVTPKTVSAYDGGVARTGSVCGAINVAIMALSQKYGRENPRQHFIHTQRAVFEFLKKIVDEFGSIYYSRITEC
- a CDS encoding ABC transporter ATP-binding protein; translation: MSVLAELEHISKNYGKIKALDDVTLKVRKGEIFTLVGPNGSGKTTLLKILACIERPDSGNVYIHGERVESRNRDRVKLSTTLVFQRTTLFSSSVYDNVAYGLRLREMPKVQIEEDVRNALEMVKLEGYENRLAKKLSGGEQQRISLARALALNTPLLLLDEPTANLDPRSVSVIEEVIRMANRQRDTTILIATHNVFQAERTAGKAALLLDGRIVEMGTVDELLWGRSRNLAKFSRLENIFSGVSEVSGEGISCIRLDGEVVIESALQERGRVTVFVRPEDIIVSRDRFESSARNVFVGRVVGVSGRGSLVRLRVDAGAEFVVQVTRRSFVELGLNVGSRVFLTFKASSVQLV
- a CDS encoding ABC transporter permease, translated to MRKADAIPILIIVFFLTIFLVLVFLVEEFTEGFGEAIRLIASSDPEILSITLRSIYISGTATVLSILWCVPIGVALGLSSFVGKRFIKGLFNALLGIPTVALGLILYLLFSSSGPLGSLNLFLNPLGVSIGQAILITPIIISFITSAVEAVDPDIKDLAKTLGASETEASFMVLKESTSGVVLAVVAGFNRAIAELGVVLMIGQNLRGRTRVLTATIALETTRGNIAVSIALAIILLTIVLSISLLTNLAQRRLK